A genome region from Strongyloides ratti genome assembly S_ratti_ED321, scaffold srae_chrx_scaffold0000004 includes the following:
- a CDS encoding Phytanoyl-CoA dioxygenase family-containing protein produces MMKSTWEFNDFDRDSEFNYCFEKNGFAIIQNFASDKECDELRDEMKKIVNEMKMDDHPKSIFTTKNQEKHLSDKYFIDSVDKISFFFEEGAFNNKGELVVDKFTSLNKVGHALHVKNDKFKNFTFSDKVKVICKTINLQNPTIVQSMYIFKNPKIGGVVTEHVDSSYLHTNDGEKLIGFWIALEDVTFQNGCLDFYPSSNNDIKVTYRFERDLSDPNEKLIHRGVKPEFGKECYTYAPVKKGSLIIIHGDVVHKSKQNESDTSRNVYAFHVVDRNKNLQWPKTNWLQETDNYKFYGIYDH; encoded by the exons atgatgaAATCTACTTGGGaatttaatgattttgaTCGTGATAGTGAATTTAACTAttgttttgaaaaaaatggttttgctattattcaaaattttgcAAGTGACAAAGAGTGTGATGAATTGAGAGATGAAATGAAAAAGATTGTAAATGAAATGAAGATGGATGATCATccaaaatcaatttttactACAAAAAATCAGGAGAag catttatctgataaatattttattgatagtGTTGacaaaataagttttttctTTGAAGAAGGTGCATTTAATAATAAGGGAGAACTAGTAGTTGATAAATTTACATCGCTCAATAAAGTTGGTCATGCTCTTCatgttaaaaatgataaatttaaaaattttacattttctgATAAGGTTAAAGTTATTtgtaaaacaataaatttacaaaatccAACAATTGTTCAATCAATGTACATCTTTAAAAATCCAAAAATTGGTGGTGTTGTTACAGAACATGTTGATTCCTCATACCTTCATACAAATGATGGTGAAAAACTTATAGGTTTTTGGATTGCTTTAGAAGATGTTACATTTCAAAATGGTTGTCTTGATTTTTATCCATCTTCTAATAATGATATCAAAGTTACATATCGTTTTGAAAGAGACTTATCTGATccaaatgaaaaattaatacataGAGGTGTAAAACCTGAATTTGGTAAAGAATGTTATACATATGCACCAGTTAAAAAAGGTTCATTAATCATTATTCATGGAGATGTTGTTCATAAAAGTAAACAAAATGAAAGTGATACAAGTCGCAATGTCTATGCATTCCATGTTGttgatagaaataaaaatttacaatggCCAAAAACAAATTGGTTACAAGAAActgataattataaattttatggcATTTATGATCACTag
- a CDS encoding RNA recognition motif domain and Nucleotide-binding, alpha-beta plait domain-containing protein, whose product MLTQIIFNIKELLFLEFIIMFANYPRQSPNPSNIFRGYPSMGFNVNAASFIPQGTIAGPQYPNQNVTYLQSEGPAQMRKLFIGGLNHETTDEQLRDYYSQWGNVVDCIVIRDPATKHSRGFGFVTYQTIQMAEIAMNERPHTINGKVVDPKRAIPREQMLPLTSSNPPHFLECAPSTGCKITISGIHWDFHTVDGIRTYFDRFGAVEQVEILGNPRGMGFVVFEEKDSADKALEFEDEHIINGKRVEIKRDDEDPEVTPKTSPTKHAVKTLFPNSKNSKNMLHSNNNNDIKESSDYSDDCSSDNTISTSHSHSTQ is encoded by the exons ATGCTCAcacaaattatatttaacattaag GAGTTATTATTCTTGgaatttataattatgttTGCTAATTATCCACGTCAATCACCAAATCCATCAAACATTTTTAGAGGATATCCGTCTATGGGGTTTAATGTTAATGCTGCTTCCTTTATACCACAAGGTACGATAGCAGGTCCGCAGTATCCAAATCAAAATGTAACATATTTGCAAAGTGAAGGTCCTGCTCAAATGcgtaaattatttataggtGGCCTTAATCATGAAACGACTGATGAACAg ttacGAGATTATTATTCACAGTGGGGTAATGTTGTTGATTGTATTGTAATACGAGACCCTGCTACAAAACATTCTCGTGGTTTTGGTTTTGTTACATATCAAACAATACAAATGGCAGAAATTGCAATGAATGAAAGACCACATACAATCAATGGAAAAGTAGTTGATCCTAAACGTGCTATTCCAAGAGAGCAAATGTTACCATTGACTTCGTCCAATCCACCACACTTTTTAGAGTGTGCTCCTTCTACGGGAtgtaaaataactatttcgg gtaTTCATTGGGATTTTCATACTGTTGATGGTATTCGCACATACTTTGATAGATTCGGTGCTGTTGAGCAAGTTGAGATTCTTGGAAATCCTCGTGGAATGGGTTTTGTTGTTTTCGAAGAAAAAGATAGTGCTGATAAAGCTTTAGAATTTGAAGATGAACATATAATAAACGGTAAACGTGTTGAAATCAAG AGAGATGATGAGGATCCTGAAGTTACGCCTAAAACAAGTCCAACTAAACATGCAGTTAAAACGCTTTTCCCAAATAgcaaaaattcaaaaaatatgttacactcaaataataataatgatattaaagaaaGCAGTGATTATTCAGATGATTGTTCATCAGATAATACAATATCAACATCACATTCTCATTCAACTCAATAA